One segment of Calypte anna isolate BGI_N300 chromosome 4A, bCalAnn1_v1.p, whole genome shotgun sequence DNA contains the following:
- the FGL1 gene encoding fibrinogen-like protein 1 — MKILIMIDFVLAASLMDNADSSDLQNCFQEQIQLQGQVRLLEHRVKQQQLKIMQLLEKKELQSSDRGDGNSFIDLGGKRQYSDCAEIYNDGHKQSGFYKMKPIQSPTEFLAFCDMSEGGGWTVFQRRSDGSQNFDRLWTDYEEGFGNFVSKNGEYWLGNKNLHYLTNQGNYTLRIDLTDFEGERRFAQYARFRVRGEEHSYEMNCGEYSGTAGDSLTGGFHPEVKWWADHRGMKFSTRDRDNDNYERNCAEEEKSGWWFNRCHSANLNGLYYKGPYTAKTDNGIVWYTWHGWWYSLKSVVMKVRPADFKPDVV; from the exons ATGAAGATTTTGATAATGATTGATTTTGTCCTTGCAGCTAGTTTGATGGATAATGCTGACAGTTCT gATTTACAGAACTGTTTTCAAGAGCAGATACAACTTCAGGGCCAGGTGAGGCTTCTGGAACATCGtgtgaaacagcagcagttAAAAATTATGCAGCTTTTAGAGAAGAAAGAGTTACAGTCCAGTGACAGAGGAGATGGAAACAGTTTCATTgatttgggaggaaaaagacaGTATTCAG ACTGTGCAGAAATCTACAATGATGGCCACAAGCAAAGTGGGTTTTATAAGATGAAACCTATCCAGAGTCCTACTGAATTCCTTGCCTTCTGTGACATGTCTGAAGGGGGTGGTTGGACTGTTTTTCAGAGGCGTTCTGATGGCAGCCAGAACTTTGACAG aCTCTGGACTGATTACGAAGAAGGCTTTGgaaattttgtttctaaaaatggTGAATATTGgcttggaaataaaaatcttcattatTTGACTAATCAAG ggaacTATACTTTAAGAATTGATCTAACTGATTTTGAAGGAGAACGGCGTTTTGCACAATATGCAAGATTCAGAGTCAGAGGTGAAGAG cattCTTATGAGATGAATTGTGGTGAATACTCTGGCACAGCTGGTGATTCCCTTACTGGTGGATTTCATCCTGAAGTAAAATGGTGGGCTGATCATCGAGGAATGAAATTCAGTACTAGAGACAGGGACAATGACAACTATGAAAGGAACTGTGCTGAAGAGGAAAAGTCTGGCTGGTGGTTTAACAG gTGTCACTCTGCCAACTTGAACGGTTTGTACTACAAAGGCCCCTACACGGCAAAGACAGACAACGGGATTGTTTGGTACACTTGGCACGGGTGGTGGTATTCTCTGAAATCTGTTGTCATGAAGGTCAGACCAGCAGACTTCAAACCTGATGTTGTTTAA